In Candidatus Methylomirabilota bacterium, one DNA window encodes the following:
- a CDS encoding ABC transporter permease → MLGYLLRRLTQAVPTLFLTTVGIFLLLHLVPGDPAAVLAGSDAPPDVVAALRSEMGLDRPLPVQYALWLGRILRGDLGVSYVNKFPVSQLIAMRLPATAELAAAGLVVGLVLGIPSGVLAALRRGRLADYIVTAANALLMSVPNFWAGIALILVFALGLALLPPSGRIPLTVDPARALTFLLLPAITLGLHIAAIFSRFTRTALLEVLGEPYIRTAHAKGLGQAAVVLRHGFRNALIPVVTVFGLQAGYLLGGAVVVESVFAWPGLGRLIVESIGNRDYTTVQGALLVFVATFFLVNLATDLAYAWIDPRIRLGAAGRRR, encoded by the coding sequence GTGCTCGGCTACCTCCTCCGCCGCCTGACCCAGGCGGTCCCGACCCTCTTCCTGACCACGGTCGGAATCTTCCTGCTGCTCCACCTCGTTCCCGGGGACCCGGCAGCCGTCCTCGCCGGATCGGACGCGCCGCCCGACGTCGTCGCGGCGTTGCGGAGCGAGATGGGGCTCGACCGCCCGCTTCCCGTCCAGTACGCGCTCTGGCTCGGCCGCATCCTGCGCGGAGACCTCGGCGTCTCCTACGTCAACAAGTTCCCGGTCAGCCAGCTCATCGCGATGCGGCTGCCGGCGACCGCCGAGCTGGCCGCCGCCGGTCTCGTGGTGGGTCTCGTCCTCGGAATTCCGAGCGGCGTGCTGGCCGCGCTCCGCCGGGGCCGCCTCGCCGACTACATCGTCACCGCGGCCAACGCGCTGCTGATGTCGGTCCCGAACTTCTGGGCCGGCATCGCCCTCATCCTGGTCTTCGCCCTCGGACTGGCCCTGCTCCCCCCGTCGGGGCGCATCCCGCTGACGGTCGATCCCGCGCGGGCGCTCACCTTCCTCCTGCTGCCCGCCATCACTCTCGGCCTCCACATCGCGGCGATCTTCTCGCGCTTCACGCGGACGGCGCTCCTGGAGGTTCTCGGCGAGCCGTACATCCGGACGGCGCACGCCAAAGGCCTCGGGCAGGCTGCGGTGGTGCTCCGCCACGGCTTTCGCAACGCCCTCATTCCGGTGGTGACGGTCTTCGGCCTCCAGGCCGGCTACCTCCTGGGCGGGGCGGTGGTGGTCGAGTCGGTGTTCGCCTGGCCCGGCCTCGGCCGGCTGATCGTCGAGAGCATCGGGAACCGCGACTACACGACCGTGCAGGGCGCCCTCCTCGTCTTCGTGGCGACGTTCTTCCTCGTGAACCTCGCGACCGACCTTGCCTACGCCTGGATCGATCCCCGGATCCGGCTGGGCGCGGCCGGCCGCCGGCGTTGA
- a CDS encoding alpha/beta fold hydrolase, whose translation MLAHGAGSDAEAPLLVTLAGAFAARGLTVLRCDLPFRQASRTGPPSRATAAADREGLRQAVRAIRRLVPGRAFLGGHSYGGRQASLLAADDPTLVAALMLLGYPLRAARRPAPLRTEHFPRLRTPALFVHGSRDPFGSILELRAAIALIPARTALLPVEGASHALIPSRRAPPPGIDVPDATVAAFLTFVG comes from the coding sequence GTGCTGGCCCACGGCGCGGGCTCTGACGCCGAGGCCCCGCTCCTGGTGACCCTGGCCGGGGCGTTCGCGGCGCGCGGACTGACGGTGCTTCGCTGCGATCTGCCGTTCCGCCAGGCGTCGCGGACCGGGCCGCCATCGCGCGCCACCGCGGCCGCCGACCGCGAGGGCCTGCGGCAGGCGGTGCGGGCGATCCGGCGGCTCGTCCCGGGCCGCGCGTTTCTCGGCGGCCACTCCTACGGCGGGCGCCAGGCCAGCCTCCTCGCCGCGGACGACCCGACCCTGGTGGCGGCGCTCATGCTGCTCGGCTATCCTCTGCGCGCGGCGCGCCGGCCGGCCCCGCTCCGGACCGAGCACTTCCCGCGCCTCCGCACCCCCGCGCTCTTCGTCCACGGCTCGCGGGACCCCTTCGGCTCGATCCTGGAGCTCAGGGCGGCCATCGCCCTCATCCCGGCTCGGACGGCACTCCTCCCCGTCGAGGGCGCCAGCCACGCGCTGATCCCGAGCCGCCGGGCGCCCCCGCCGGGCATCGACGTGCCGGACGCGACCGTGGCCGCCTTCCTCACGTTCGTCGGCTGA
- a CDS encoding aminotransferase class IV, with translation MTAPATERVAYFNGRIVPEREVRVPFRDRGFKFGDAAFDTTRTFGHRVFKLHEHLDRFYRSLRYLRIDPGLSLTRLAEITEEVLRRNLPLLEPDEDYWVTQRVSRGLEAADQGTWGQTGPTVIVECQPLPLRERAALYRDGIKVLVPSVRRVPPESLSPRAKTHNYLNVIVGDLEVKARDPEAWAILLDIRGNLAEGIGSNLFLVQGETVYTPHSQFVLGGISRETVIELARDAGIPVAEKDLDLFDAAQADEAFLTSTSLCICPVRSVNGLEIGGGRLPGPITRRLTEAYRNLVDFDFVAQYLKRLQT, from the coding sequence ATGACGGCACCGGCGACCGAGCGCGTCGCGTACTTCAACGGCCGCATCGTCCCCGAGCGCGAGGTCCGGGTCCCCTTCCGGGACCGCGGCTTCAAGTTCGGAGACGCCGCCTTCGACACCACCCGGACCTTCGGGCACCGGGTTTTCAAGCTCCACGAGCACCTCGACCGCTTCTACCGGTCACTCCGCTACCTCCGGATCGATCCCGGGCTCTCGCTCACCCGCCTGGCCGAGATCACCGAGGAGGTGCTCCGGCGGAACCTGCCCCTCCTCGAGCCCGACGAGGACTACTGGGTCACCCAGCGCGTCTCGCGGGGCCTCGAGGCGGCCGACCAGGGGACCTGGGGGCAGACCGGTCCGACGGTCATCGTCGAATGCCAGCCGCTGCCGCTGCGGGAGCGGGCCGCGCTCTACCGGGACGGCATCAAGGTCCTGGTGCCGTCGGTGCGCCGGGTCCCGCCCGAGTCGCTCAGCCCGCGGGCCAAGACCCACAACTACCTGAACGTGATCGTGGGAGACCTCGAGGTCAAGGCGCGCGATCCCGAGGCGTGGGCGATCCTCCTCGACATCCGCGGCAACCTGGCCGAAGGCATCGGCAGCAACCTCTTCCTGGTCCAGGGCGAGACCGTCTACACGCCACACAGCCAGTTCGTGCTCGGCGGCATCAGCCGGGAGACGGTGATCGAGCTCGCGCGCGACGCCGGCATCCCGGTCGCCGAGAAGGACCTCGACCTCTTCGATGCAGCCCAGGCCGACGAGGCGTTCCTCACCTCGACGAGCCTCTGCATCTGCCCGGTGCGGAGCGTGAACGGCCTGGAGATCGGCGGCGGGCGCCTGCCGGGGCCGATCACCCGCCGTCTCACCGAGGCCTACCGGAACCTCGTCGACTTCGACTTCGTCGCCCAGTATCTCAAGCGGCTCCAGACCTGA
- a CDS encoding MltA domain-containing protein — MTIRHRVAPLAVALLALAGCAPRLVTPVTDPAHALARARPRAWAAWRDDGDLPSLRAALVQSLTWLETQPPDRPLVFGPRTVTAGHQRAALAGLLAELAGAPGPETLTARILERFEVLRSVGGPDGQVLVTGYYEPVVEAADRPGDGHAVPIFGVPDDLIEVALETFDPRWRGERLAGRREGRRLVPYWTRAEIDAGRLDGRGLELAWARDPVDVFFLEIQGSGTLRLPDGREVRIGHAASNGRPYRAIGRLLIDEREMVPEAVSMQSLRAWLAAHPAERARVLHYNESYVFFRRLDGPPLGNLGVPVTPGRSIATDARLFPSGALAFIRTEQPVRAPDGRIDWRPLARFVLNQDTGGAIRGPGRVDLFWGRGEQAELAAGLMKQPGQLYFLVPR; from the coding sequence GTGACGATACGGCATCGGGTCGCGCCCCTGGCGGTCGCCCTGCTCGCCCTGGCGGGATGCGCGCCCCGGCTGGTCACCCCCGTCACCGATCCGGCGCACGCCCTGGCGCGCGCGCGCCCGCGCGCCTGGGCGGCGTGGCGGGACGACGGCGACCTCCCGTCGCTCCGCGCGGCGCTCGTCCAGAGCCTGACTTGGCTCGAGACCCAGCCGCCCGATCGCCCACTCGTGTTCGGTCCACGCACGGTGACCGCGGGCCATCAGCGAGCCGCCCTCGCCGGCCTGCTCGCGGAACTGGCCGGCGCGCCGGGGCCGGAGACCCTGACCGCCCGGATCCTCGAGCGGTTCGAGGTGCTCCGCAGCGTGGGCGGCCCGGACGGCCAGGTCCTCGTCACCGGGTACTACGAGCCGGTCGTCGAGGCCGCCGATCGGCCGGGCGACGGGCATGCCGTGCCGATCTTCGGCGTGCCCGACGATCTTATCGAGGTGGCGCTCGAGACATTCGACCCACGCTGGCGGGGCGAGCGCCTGGCGGGGCGGCGGGAGGGCCGGCGGCTCGTACCCTACTGGACCCGGGCCGAGATCGACGCCGGGCGGCTCGATGGGCGCGGGCTCGAGCTGGCCTGGGCCCGCGATCCGGTCGACGTCTTCTTTCTGGAGATCCAGGGCAGCGGGACGCTCCGGCTGCCGGATGGCCGCGAGGTCCGGATCGGGCACGCGGCGTCGAACGGTCGTCCCTATCGCGCGATCGGCCGCCTGCTCATCGACGAGCGGGAGATGGTACCCGAAGCCGTCTCGATGCAGTCCCTGCGGGCCTGGTTGGCCGCCCATCCCGCGGAGCGGGCGCGGGTGCTGCACTACAACGAGTCCTACGTCTTCTTCCGCCGCCTCGATGGCCCCCCGCTCGGCAACCTCGGCGTCCCGGTGACGCCGGGCCGGTCGATCGCGACGGACGCGCGGCTGTTTCCGTCCGGCGCGCTGGCGTTCATCCGGACGGAACAGCCCGTCCGCGCCCCCGACGGGCGGATCGACTGGCGCCCGCTCGCGCGCTTCGTCCTCAACCAGGACACGGGCGGCGCCATCCGGGGGCCGGGCCGCGTGGATCTCTTCTGGGGACGCGGCGAGCAAGCCGAGCTGGCCGCCGGCCTCATGAAGCAGCCGGGGCAGCTCTACTTCCTCGTGCCGCGCTGA
- a CDS encoding ABC transporter permease: MARGRRRVLRLAAGHLGLPLALGVLLLGLLAPLVAPYGPLEMHPGQELRPPSRQHFLGSDEFGRDILSRVLFGARLSLAVGLLSVAIGTLVGGALGLSAGFWGGALETLATRLADSLLSFPAIILGIAVAAVLGPGAVNAAIAVGIVNVPTFTRLTWSSVLVEKEKEYVQAAECLGARDPRLVGRHILPNVLAPLLVQATIASAQAILLEASLSFLGLGAQPPQPSWGAMLNDARQFLREAPWYGVFPGLALSTLLLGLNLTADAIRDALDPRLARA; this comes from the coding sequence ATGGCCCGCGGTCGACGGCGCGTCCTCCGCCTGGCGGCCGGGCACCTCGGGCTGCCGCTCGCGCTCGGCGTCCTGCTCCTCGGCCTCCTGGCGCCCCTGGTCGCCCCCTACGGGCCGCTCGAGATGCATCCGGGCCAGGAGCTCCGGCCGCCCTCGCGGCAGCACTTCCTGGGGAGCGACGAGTTCGGGCGGGACATCCTGAGCCGGGTGCTCTTCGGCGCGCGCCTGTCGCTGGCGGTCGGGCTGCTGAGCGTCGCCATCGGGACGCTGGTGGGCGGCGCCCTCGGGCTCTCGGCGGGGTTCTGGGGCGGCGCCCTCGAGACCCTCGCCACGCGCCTGGCCGACTCCCTCCTCTCCTTCCCCGCGATCATCCTCGGCATCGCCGTGGCCGCCGTCCTGGGGCCCGGCGCGGTGAACGCCGCCATCGCGGTGGGGATCGTCAACGTTCCGACCTTCACGCGCCTGACCTGGTCGAGCGTTCTCGTGGAGAAGGAGAAGGAGTACGTCCAGGCGGCCGAGTGCCTCGGGGCGCGGGACCCGCGGCTGGTCGGGCGCCACATCCTGCCCAACGTGCTGGCGCCGCTCCTCGTCCAGGCGACGATCGCCAGCGCCCAGGCGATCCTGCTCGAGGCCTCGCTCAGCTTCCTGGGCCTCGGCGCCCAGCCGCCTCAGCCCTCGTGGGGCGCCATGCTGAACGATGCGCGGCAGTTCCTCCGCGAGGCGCCCTGGTACGGCGTCTTCCCCGGCCTGGCCCTCTCGACGCTGCTGCTCGGGCTCAACCTCACGGCCGACGCCATCCGGGACGCCCTCGACCCGCGTCTGGCCCGGGCATAG